A stretch of Arachis hypogaea cultivar Tifrunner chromosome 15, arahy.Tifrunner.gnm2.J5K5, whole genome shotgun sequence DNA encodes these proteins:
- the LOC112749090 gene encoding uncharacterized protein yields the protein MYHSIGGFHPDQGSRPRFLQLYIYDTEHELQNRMLENTQLHESLVLKLQQLLHRYNPFIHVFRQLAQRLNVQECSLVIRERPANQPQYSLPTASQVAAIIVGDDIETMVRERDIKVQTHAGNLRRIQEFVGYYDPLQYPLLFPFGTHGWDINTRTQRGNKVSCRTYYSYMLQIRPNDHSTVLQAGRLLQQYVVDNYVKMETGKLRWVRQRRTELRAELYQGLQDALHIGENNAENVSRRTILPSSFVGSRRDMTQRYEDGMAIILKEGKSDIFLTMTCNPSWSEIASELSPTQTPQDRPNLTTRIFRAKFEQLKQDVITKGVLGKVKSYIYVTEFQKRGLPHVHMLLILENNDKLSDPDQYDSLVRAEILCKETEPYLHEAVLRHMVHGPCGTLNQSSPCMKNGQCKRNYPKEFVPETRRGDDSYPQYRRRFDTPVPINQNVTIDNRWVVPYNPWLLLKYDCHINERYVAVSRV from the exons ATGTACCACAGTATAGGAGGATTTCATCCAGATCAAGGCTCGCGGCCACGCTTCTTGCAACTGTATATATATGATACTGAGCACGAGTTACAAAATAGGATGCTGGAGAACACCCAACTGCATGAAAGTTTGGTTTTGAAACTACAACAATTGTTGCACCGATATAATCCTTTTATCCATGTATTCCGCCAGCTTGCACAACGACTAAATGTGCAAGAGTGTAGTTTGGTGATCAGAGAGCGACCTGCTAATCAACCACAATACAGTCTTCCAACTGCTTCACAAGTAGCAGCCATAATAGTCGGTGATGACATTGAAACAATGGTGCGCGAACGAGATATCAAGGTTCAAACTCATGCTGGTAACCTCAGAAGGATTCAGGAGTTTGTTGGGTATTATGATCCATTAcaatatcctcttctttttccatTTGGAACCCATGGATGGGATATAAATACTCGAACTCAACGTGGAAACAAAGTATCATGCCGGACATATTATAGCTATATGCTCCAG ATCCGCCCCAATGATCACTCAACAGTTTTGCAAGCGGGGCGACTTCTTCAACAATATGTTGTTGACAACTATGTGAAAATGGAAACAGGCAAGTTAAGATGGGTTCGACAAAGACGAACGGAACTTCGAGCTGAACTGTATCAAGGCTTACAAGATGCTTTGCACATAGGAGAGAATAATGCAG AAAATGTTAGCAGAAGAACGATATTACCATCGTCGTTCGTGGGCAGTCGTCGAGACATGACTCAACGGTACGAGGATGGAATGGCTATTATTCTTAAAGAAGGAAAATCGGATATCTTTCTAACTATGACATGCAATCCATCATGGTCAGAAATAGCTTCAGAACTCAGTCCTACTCAAACTCCACAAGATCGTCCGAATCTAACAACTAGGATTTTCAGAGCCAAGTTCGAACAATTAAAGCAGGATGTTATTACCAAGGGTGTATTGGGAAAGGTGAAAAGTTATATTTATGTCACCGAGTTTCAGAAAAGAGGATTGCCACACGTACATATGTTGCTAATCTTAGAAAACAATGACAAGTTGAGTGATCCTGACCAATATGATAGTTTGGTCCGAGCGGAAATACTATGTAAAGAAACAGAACCATACTTACATGAGGCAGTGCTAAGGCATATGGTCCATGGTCCTTGCGGAACACTAAATCAATCTTCACCGTGCATGAAGAATGGTCAATGTAAACGCAACTATCCAAAAGAGTTCGTACCAGAGACACGACGAGGTGATGACTCATATCCTCAATATAGGAGGCGATTTGATACTCCAGTCCCTATCAACCAAAATGTCACAATTGACAATAGATGGGTGGTTCCGTACAACCCTTGGCTACTACTGAAGTATGATTGCCATATCAATGAGAGATATGTAGCAGTATCAAGAGTATAA
- the LOC112750982 gene encoding uncharacterized protein, with protein sequence MADQNQKPEIFELNNGTMDVKVTNLGCTIISLSVPGKDGALSDVVLGLDSVESYQKGLAPYFGCIVGRVANRIKEGKFTLDGVEYSLPLNKPPNSLHGGNIGFDKKVWEVVEYKKGETPSITFKYHSHDGEEGYPGDITVTATYTLISGTTMRLDMEGVPKDKPTIINLAQHTYWNLAGHNSGDVLNHSIQIWGNHVTPVDQNTVPTGEIMPVKGTPFDFTTENRIGNTIGQVGMGYDHNYVLDCGDEKAGLKHAAKVRDPSSSRVLNLWTNAPGMQFYTANYVNGVNGKGGAVYGKHAGLCLETQGFPNAINQPNFPSVVVRPGEKYQHSMLFEFSIE encoded by the exons ATGGCCGATCAGAACCAGAAACCTGAGATCTTCGAGCTCAACAATGGCACCATGGACGTCAAAGTTACCAACCTCGGATGCACCATCATCTCCCTCTCCGTTCCCGGCAAAGATG GAGCGTTGTCTGACGTTGTTCTTGGCCTCGATTCCGTTGAATCATATCAG AAAGGTCTTGCTCCTTATTTCGGCTGCATTGTGGGTCGCGTAGCAAACCGAATTAAGGAGGGAAAGTTTACACTTGATGGGGTTGAGTACTCTTTGCCTCTCAACAAACCCCCAAACAGTCTTCATG GAGGAAATATAGGGTTCGATAAGAAGGTATGGGAGGTTGTTGAATATAAAAAGGGTGAAACCCCATCAATCACTTTTAAATATCACAGTCATGATGGAGAGGAAG GTTATCCTGGGGATATTACTGTTACTGCAACTTACACGCTCATTTCGGGAACAACTATGAGGCTTGACATGGAAGGAGTACCAAAGGACAAGCCCACCATAATTAACTTAGCTCAGCATACCTATTGGAACTTGGCTGGCCACAACTCAGGGGACGTCCTTAACCATTCCATTCAGATATGGGGGAATCATGTAACCCCAGTCGATCAGAACACTGTGCCAACCGGTGAAATAATGCCGGTGAAGGGCACCCCATTTGATTTTACCACTGAGAATAGAATAGGCAACACCATTGGTCAGGTTGGAATGGGATACGATCACAACTATGTGCTTGATTGTGGTGACGAAAAAGCAGGTTTGAAACATGCTGCCAAAGTGAGGGATCCCTCAAGTTCAAGAGTGCTAAACTTGTGGACAAATGCCCCCGGCATGCAGTTTTACACGGCAAACTATGTCAATGGTGTTAATGGAAAAGGAGGCGCCGTATATGGAAAGCATGCAGGGCTGTGTTTGGAGACTCAGGGATTCCCTAATGCCATAAACCAGCCAAATTTCCCATCTGTTGTGGTTAGACCTGGTGAGAAGTACCAACATTCAATGTTGTTTGAGTTTTCAATAGAGTAA
- the LOC112750984 gene encoding uncharacterized protein isoform X1 yields MKWSVAFSKLITHLSHRAGDQCLFVFVSCDVYRPQTLALQSYLSPFGKIIIKTQSSISHYGIRLTLKGSVNMQVRGGSAGVVESLYGVIKPIPILNRTIEVKPSGKIASGTTEIPFSVTLRQQGENLEKFYETFHGANISIQYLVTVDVTRGYLHKSLSTTMEFIVESDKADLLQRPIPPEMVIFYITQDTQRHSLLPELKSGGFRVMGKISSQCSLAGPISGELTVETSAVPIHSIDIQLFRVESILLGEKIATETSLIQTTQIADGDVCHNLTMPIYVILPRLLTCPTTFAGPFSIEFKVAIVISFQSDLSQVHKKTDSRTPKLWLAMETLPLELVRTK; encoded by the exons ATGAAGTGGAGTGTTGCCTTCTCAAAACTCATAACTCATCTGAGCCACAGAGCCGGTGACCAGTGCTTGTTTGTTTTTGTTAGTTGCGATGTCTATCGACCTCAAACTCTCGCGCTTCAATCGTATTTATCGCCCTTCG GCAAAATCATCATTAAAACGCAGTCTTCAATTTCCCACTATGGAATTCGCCTTACTCTCAAAGGATCCGTCAACATGCAG GTTCGTGGAGGATCAGCTGGGGTTGTTGAGTCACTCTATGGAGTTATTAAGCCAATCCCTATTTT GAATAGGACCATCGAGGTTAAACCTTCTGGAAAGATTGCTTCGGGCACAACAGAG ATACCATTTTCAGTGACCCTTAGACAGCAAGGTGAAAATTTGGAAAAGTTTTATGAGACTTTCCATGGGGCAAATATAAGTATCCAG TATTTGGTGACTGTAGATGTGACTCGCGGATACTTACATAAATCTTTGTCAACAACAATGGAGTTCATTGTTGAAAGTGATAAAG CTGATCTTCTACAACGGCCAATTCCTCCAGAAATGGTCATCTTCTACATAACCCAGGACACTCAACGACACTCTCTACTTCCTGAATTAAAATCTG GTGGATTTCGGGTGATGGGGAAGATCTCTTCTCAGTGTTCTTTGGCTGGTCCTATTAGTGGTGAGTTAACTGTAGAAACATCTGCAGTTCCGATTCACTCAATCGACATTCAGTTGTTTCGTGTTGAGTCCATTCTTCTTGGGGAGAAAATTGCAACTGAAACATCTTTGATACAAACGACCCAG ATAGCAGATGGAGATGTATGCCATAATTTGACTATGCCTATCTATGTAATACTTCCACGGCTTCTGACGTGTCCAACAACTTTTGCTGG TCCCTTCTCAATTGAGTTCAAAGTTGCCATTGTCATAAGTTTTCAGTCAGACCTATCTCAAGTGCATAAGAAGACTGACTCCAGAACTCCAAAACTTTGG CTAGCAATGGAAACATTGCCGCTCGAGTTGGTCCGGACAAAGTAA
- the LOC112750984 gene encoding uncharacterized protein isoform X2, whose translation MSIDLKLSRFNRIYRPSEALEGKIIIKTQSSISHYGIRLTLKGSVNMQVRGGSAGVVESLYGVIKPIPILNRTIEVKPSGKIASGTTEIPFSVTLRQQGENLEKFYETFHGANISIQYLVTVDVTRGYLHKSLSTTMEFIVESDKADLLQRPIPPEMVIFYITQDTQRHSLLPELKSGGFRVMGKISSQCSLAGPISGELTVETSAVPIHSIDIQLFRVESILLGEKIATETSLIQTTQIADGDVCHNLTMPIYVILPRLLTCPTTFAGPFSIEFKVAIVISFQSDLSQVHKKTDSRTPKLWLAMETLPLELVRTK comes from the exons ATGTCTATCGACCTCAAACTCTCGCGCTTCAATCGTATTTATCGCCCTTCG GAAGCACTGGAAGGCAAAATCATCATTAAAACGCAGTCTTCAATTTCCCACTATGGAATTCGCCTTACTCTCAAAGGATCCGTCAACATGCAG GTTCGTGGAGGATCAGCTGGGGTTGTTGAGTCACTCTATGGAGTTATTAAGCCAATCCCTATTTT GAATAGGACCATCGAGGTTAAACCTTCTGGAAAGATTGCTTCGGGCACAACAGAG ATACCATTTTCAGTGACCCTTAGACAGCAAGGTGAAAATTTGGAAAAGTTTTATGAGACTTTCCATGGGGCAAATATAAGTATCCAG TATTTGGTGACTGTAGATGTGACTCGCGGATACTTACATAAATCTTTGTCAACAACAATGGAGTTCATTGTTGAAAGTGATAAAG CTGATCTTCTACAACGGCCAATTCCTCCAGAAATGGTCATCTTCTACATAACCCAGGACACTCAACGACACTCTCTACTTCCTGAATTAAAATCTG GTGGATTTCGGGTGATGGGGAAGATCTCTTCTCAGTGTTCTTTGGCTGGTCCTATTAGTGGTGAGTTAACTGTAGAAACATCTGCAGTTCCGATTCACTCAATCGACATTCAGTTGTTTCGTGTTGAGTCCATTCTTCTTGGGGAGAAAATTGCAACTGAAACATCTTTGATACAAACGACCCAG ATAGCAGATGGAGATGTATGCCATAATTTGACTATGCCTATCTATGTAATACTTCCACGGCTTCTGACGTGTCCAACAACTTTTGCTGG TCCCTTCTCAATTGAGTTCAAAGTTGCCATTGTCATAAGTTTTCAGTCAGACCTATCTCAAGTGCATAAGAAGACTGACTCCAGAACTCCAAAACTTTGG CTAGCAATGGAAACATTGCCGCTCGAGTTGGTCCGGACAAAGTAA
- the LOC112750984 gene encoding uncharacterized protein isoform X3 gives MQVRGGSAGVVESLYGVIKPIPILNRTIEVKPSGKIASGTTEIPFSVTLRQQGENLEKFYETFHGANISIQYLVTVDVTRGYLHKSLSTTMEFIVESDKADLLQRPIPPEMVIFYITQDTQRHSLLPELKSGGFRVMGKISSQCSLAGPISGELTVETSAVPIHSIDIQLFRVESILLGEKIATETSLIQTTQIADGDVCHNLTMPIYVILPRLLTCPTTFAGPFSIEFKVAIVISFQSDLSQVHKKTDSRTPKLWLAMETLPLELVRTK, from the exons ATGCAG GTTCGTGGAGGATCAGCTGGGGTTGTTGAGTCACTCTATGGAGTTATTAAGCCAATCCCTATTTT GAATAGGACCATCGAGGTTAAACCTTCTGGAAAGATTGCTTCGGGCACAACAGAG ATACCATTTTCAGTGACCCTTAGACAGCAAGGTGAAAATTTGGAAAAGTTTTATGAGACTTTCCATGGGGCAAATATAAGTATCCAG TATTTGGTGACTGTAGATGTGACTCGCGGATACTTACATAAATCTTTGTCAACAACAATGGAGTTCATTGTTGAAAGTGATAAAG CTGATCTTCTACAACGGCCAATTCCTCCAGAAATGGTCATCTTCTACATAACCCAGGACACTCAACGACACTCTCTACTTCCTGAATTAAAATCTG GTGGATTTCGGGTGATGGGGAAGATCTCTTCTCAGTGTTCTTTGGCTGGTCCTATTAGTGGTGAGTTAACTGTAGAAACATCTGCAGTTCCGATTCACTCAATCGACATTCAGTTGTTTCGTGTTGAGTCCATTCTTCTTGGGGAGAAAATTGCAACTGAAACATCTTTGATACAAACGACCCAG ATAGCAGATGGAGATGTATGCCATAATTTGACTATGCCTATCTATGTAATACTTCCACGGCTTCTGACGTGTCCAACAACTTTTGCTGG TCCCTTCTCAATTGAGTTCAAAGTTGCCATTGTCATAAGTTTTCAGTCAGACCTATCTCAAGTGCATAAGAAGACTGACTCCAGAACTCCAAAACTTTGG CTAGCAATGGAAACATTGCCGCTCGAGTTGGTCCGGACAAAGTAA